A section of the Felis catus isolate Fca126 chromosome B2, F.catus_Fca126_mat1.0, whole genome shotgun sequence genome encodes:
- the BAK1 gene encoding bcl-2 homologous antagonist/killer, which produces MASGQGPGPPRQECEETAPSATSEEQVARDTEEVFRSYVFHRYQQEQEAEGAAAPTDPEIVTLPLEPSSTMGQVGRQLAIIGDNINQRYDSEFQAMLQRLQPTAENAYELFTKIASSLFESGINWGRVVALLGFGYRLALHIYQHGLTGFLGQVTKLVVDVMLRHCIARWIAQRGGWVAALNLGNGPIVNVLIVLSVVLLGQFVVRRFFKS; this is translated from the exons ATGGCATCCGGGCAAGGCCCAGGTCCTCCCAGGCAGGAGTGTGAAGAGACTGCCCCGTCTGCTACTTCTG AGGAGCAGGTAGCCCGGGACACCGAGGAGGTTTTCCGCAGCTATGTTTTTCACCGTTATCAGCAGGAGCAGGAGGCTGAGGGGGCAGCTGCGCCTACTGACCCAGAAATAGTCACCTTGCCCCTAGAACCTAGCAG CACCATGGGGCAGGTGGGTCGGCAGCTCGCCATCATTGGGGACAACATCAACCAGCGCTACGATTCAGAGTTCCAGGCCATGCTGCAGCGCCTGCAACCCACAGCAGAGAACGCCTATGAACTTTTCACCAAGATTGCCTCGAG TCTATTTGAGAGCGGCATCAACTGGGGCCGAGTGGTGGCTCTCCTGGGCTTTGGCTACCGCCTGGCTCTACACATCTACCAGCACGGCCTGACCGGCTTCCTGGGCCAGGTGACCAAACTGGTGGTCGACGTCATGCTGCGTCACTGCATTGCCCGGTGGATTGCGCAGAGGGGCGGCTGG GTGGCAGCCCTGAACTTGGGAAATGGCCCCATCGTGAACGTGCTGATAGTTCTGTCTGTGGTTCTGTTGGGCCAGTTTGTGGTACGAAGATTCTTCAAATCATGA
- the LOC101087741 gene encoding gametogenetin-binding protein 1-like isoform X3, which yields MEAPAPNRQSRILGRSSMFRFFRSLVGNKGSPKSSDKTPIGSRTRPLREQAATPLVMNRHGGVGRKEPKPSTTLPYMLSVALPQQDPLGLGMGDTGAQTPTPTEVLRVGAQGVEVKPVLPRRSQEVLGNLSGKEETEEEKEEAVGEASGDTETSDRGHFAQALELEQGCLQRARGPLEVSPETFTREEEKECLLDGDLRLASSKVGTTPWNRRLLTLYKQLQKSAVAKFPLKEGLPDEEKGKEEEMEEEDSSFKVCVPGIVTLQSPLHKTFRSTDTVAPAPGRDGRDGKLASRVKLVLALPESALLPDPFNPNRALASLF from the exons ATGGAGGCCCCAGCTCCAAACCGTCAATCCCGAATTTTGGGCCGCTCCTCCATGTTCCGCTTTTTCCGTAGCCTGGTGGGGAACAAGGGCAGCCCAAAGAGCTCTGACAAGACCCCGATAGGGAGTCGGACACGCCCCTTGCGAGAGCAAGCCGCCACCCCATTGGTGATGAACCGccatggaggggtggggaggaaggagccaaAGCCATCCACCACACTACCCTACATGCTGTCTGTGGCCTTGCCACAGCAGGACCCCTTGGGGCTAGGGATGGGGGACACAGGGGCCCAGACCCCTACCCCCACGGAAGTCCTGAGGGTGGGGGCCCAGGGTGTAGAGGTGAAGCCTGTCCTGCCCAGGAGAAGCCAGGAGGTGCTGGGCAACCTGTCTGGGAAAGAGGAAacggaagaagagaaggaggaggcggTAGGGGAGGCCTCCGGGGATACAGAGACCTCAGACAG GGGCCACTTTGCCCAAGCTTTGGAGTTGGAGCAAGGATGCCTGCAGAGGGCCAGGGGGCCACTGGAGGTCAGCCCCGAGACCTTcaccagggaggaggagaaggagtgtCTGCTTGACG GAGACCTCAGGCTGGCCTCTTCGAAGGTGGGGACAACTCCTTGGAACCGCCGCCTCCTCACCTTGTACAAGCAGCTTCAGAAATCAGCCGTTGCCAAG tttcctctcaaGGAAGGCTTGCCTGATGAGGAGAAAGgcaaggaagaggaaatggaggaagAGGACAGCTCATTCAAGGTCTGTGTCCCAGGCATTGTCACCCTGCAGTCACCGCTGCATAAGACTTTTAGGTCAACAGATACAGTGG CACCTGCTCCTGGAAGAGATGGACGAGATGGGAAACTGGCCTCCAGAGTGAAGTTGGTGCTGGCCCTCCCTGAGTCTGCCCTGCTCCCAGATCCCTTCAACCCGAATAGAGCTTTAGCCTCCCTCTTCTGA
- the LOC101087741 gene encoding gametogenetin-binding protein 1-like isoform X1 — protein MEAPAPNRQSRILGRSSMFRFFRSLVGNKGSPKSSDKTPIGSRTRPLREQAATPLVMNRHGGVGRKEPKPSTTLPYMLSVALPQQDPLGLGMGDTGAQTPTPTEVLRVGAQGVEVKPVLPRRSQEVLGNLSGKEETEEEKEEAVGEASGDTETSDRGHFAQALELEQGCLQRARGPLEVSPETFTREEEKECLLDGDLRLASSKVGTTPWNRRLLTLYKQLQKSAVAKFPLKEGLPDEEKGKEEEMEEEDSSFKVCVPGIVTLQSPLHKTFRSTDTVGFVESELKKLLVVQRESRLWKMGSHEGRELLTQPEITLEEAGIVDGQVGLACLDHHPLRDGTRESGASHSIGSWP, from the exons ATGGAGGCCCCAGCTCCAAACCGTCAATCCCGAATTTTGGGCCGCTCCTCCATGTTCCGCTTTTTCCGTAGCCTGGTGGGGAACAAGGGCAGCCCAAAGAGCTCTGACAAGACCCCGATAGGGAGTCGGACACGCCCCTTGCGAGAGCAAGCCGCCACCCCATTGGTGATGAACCGccatggaggggtggggaggaaggagccaaAGCCATCCACCACACTACCCTACATGCTGTCTGTGGCCTTGCCACAGCAGGACCCCTTGGGGCTAGGGATGGGGGACACAGGGGCCCAGACCCCTACCCCCACGGAAGTCCTGAGGGTGGGGGCCCAGGGTGTAGAGGTGAAGCCTGTCCTGCCCAGGAGAAGCCAGGAGGTGCTGGGCAACCTGTCTGGGAAAGAGGAAacggaagaagagaaggaggaggcggTAGGGGAGGCCTCCGGGGATACAGAGACCTCAGACAG GGGCCACTTTGCCCAAGCTTTGGAGTTGGAGCAAGGATGCCTGCAGAGGGCCAGGGGGCCACTGGAGGTCAGCCCCGAGACCTTcaccagggaggaggagaaggagtgtCTGCTTGACG GAGACCTCAGGCTGGCCTCTTCGAAGGTGGGGACAACTCCTTGGAACCGCCGCCTCCTCACCTTGTACAAGCAGCTTCAGAAATCAGCCGTTGCCAAG tttcctctcaaGGAAGGCTTGCCTGATGAGGAGAAAGgcaaggaagaggaaatggaggaagAGGACAGCTCATTCAAGGTCTGTGTCCCAGGCATTGTCACCCTGCAGTCACCGCTGCATAAGACTTTTAGGTCAACAGATACAGTGG GTTTCGTGGAGTCGGAGTTAAAGAAGCTTTTGGTAGTACAACGGGAGTCCCGCCTCTGGAAGATGGGCAGTCATGAGGGCCGGGAGCTGCTGACCCAGCCAGAGATCACCCTGGAGGAGGCAGGCATTGTGGACGGCCAGGTAGGCCTGGCCTGTCTCGACCACCACCCCCTGCGTGACGGCACTAGAGAGAGCGGGGCCTCCCACTCCATCGGCTCCTGGCCCTGA
- the LOC101087741 gene encoding gametogenetin-binding protein 1-like isoform X2 produces the protein MEAPAPNRQSRILGRSSMFRFFRSLVGNKGSPKSSDKTPIGSRTRPLREQAATPLVMNRHGGVGRKEPKPSTTLPYMLSVALPQQDPLGLGMGDTGAQTPTPTEVLRVGAQGVEVKPVLPRRSQEVLGNLSGKEETEEEKEEAVGEASGDTETSDRGHFAQALELEQGCLQRARGPLEVSPETFTREEEKECLLDGDLRLASSKVGTTPWNRRLLTLYKQLQKSAVAKFPLKEGLPDEEKGKEEEMEEEDSSFKVCVPGIVTLQSPLHKTFRSTDTVGFVESELKKLLVVQRESRLWKMGSHEGRELLTQPEITLEEAGIVDGQHLLLEEMDEMGNWPPE, from the exons ATGGAGGCCCCAGCTCCAAACCGTCAATCCCGAATTTTGGGCCGCTCCTCCATGTTCCGCTTTTTCCGTAGCCTGGTGGGGAACAAGGGCAGCCCAAAGAGCTCTGACAAGACCCCGATAGGGAGTCGGACACGCCCCTTGCGAGAGCAAGCCGCCACCCCATTGGTGATGAACCGccatggaggggtggggaggaaggagccaaAGCCATCCACCACACTACCCTACATGCTGTCTGTGGCCTTGCCACAGCAGGACCCCTTGGGGCTAGGGATGGGGGACACAGGGGCCCAGACCCCTACCCCCACGGAAGTCCTGAGGGTGGGGGCCCAGGGTGTAGAGGTGAAGCCTGTCCTGCCCAGGAGAAGCCAGGAGGTGCTGGGCAACCTGTCTGGGAAAGAGGAAacggaagaagagaaggaggaggcggTAGGGGAGGCCTCCGGGGATACAGAGACCTCAGACAG GGGCCACTTTGCCCAAGCTTTGGAGTTGGAGCAAGGATGCCTGCAGAGGGCCAGGGGGCCACTGGAGGTCAGCCCCGAGACCTTcaccagggaggaggagaaggagtgtCTGCTTGACG GAGACCTCAGGCTGGCCTCTTCGAAGGTGGGGACAACTCCTTGGAACCGCCGCCTCCTCACCTTGTACAAGCAGCTTCAGAAATCAGCCGTTGCCAAG tttcctctcaaGGAAGGCTTGCCTGATGAGGAGAAAGgcaaggaagaggaaatggaggaagAGGACAGCTCATTCAAGGTCTGTGTCCCAGGCATTGTCACCCTGCAGTCACCGCTGCATAAGACTTTTAGGTCAACAGATACAGTGG GTTTCGTGGAGTCGGAGTTAAAGAAGCTTTTGGTAGTACAACGGGAGTCCCGCCTCTGGAAGATGGGCAGTCATGAGGGCCGGGAGCTGCTGACCCAGCCAGAGATCACCCTGGAGGAGGCAGGCATTGTGGACGGCCAG CACCTGCTCCTGGAAGAGATGGACGAGATGGGAAACTGGCCTCCAGAGTGA